The following coding sequences lie in one Gouania willdenowi chromosome 5, fGouWil2.1, whole genome shotgun sequence genomic window:
- the apobec2a gene encoding C->U-editing enzyme APOBEC-2a has translation MADKSRAQMRKKVRSEKDAKESTEVKNEAGSSKENGDVQTAESASAADANANGAAAKPNCEELEPMEVPPFETITGDRMDPFAFRFQFKNVEYSSGRNKTFLCYLVDRGNMADGLMRGYLEDEHAGTHAEEVFFTRCLGQNDPALKYTVTWYMSSSPCADCAVKISEVLKAASNVKLSVYAARLFEWEEEEIQSGMRCLQAAGCKLRMMKPLDFSYTWDTFVDNDDQPLNLWDDCKENYEFYQEKLADILQQ, from the exons ATGGCTGATAAAAGTCGTGCgcaaatgaggaaaaaagtaaGGAGTGAAAAAGACGCCAAAGAATCCACGGAAGTGAAGAACGAAGCAGGGAGTTCAAAGGAAAATGGAGATGTGCAAACTGCTGAGTCAGCATCCGccgctgatgctaatgctaatggagcTGCTGCAAAACCAAACTGTGAAGAATTGGAGCCAATGGAAGTTCCTCCATTTGAAACTATCACTGG GGACCGCATGGATCCTTTTGCCTTTCGGTTTCAGTTTAAGAACGTGGAATACTCCTCGGGACGGAACAAAACCTTCCTGTGCTACCTGGTGGACAGAGGGAACATGGCGGACGGACTGATGAGAGGATATCTGGAGGATGAACACGCTGGGACTCACGCTGAGGAGGTGTTCTTCACACGGTGTCTGGGTCAGAATGACCCCGCCCTTAAATACACAGTGACCTG GTACATGTCCTCCAGTCCCTGCGCTGACTGTGCAGTTAAAATATCAGAGGTGCTGAAGGCCGCGAGTAACGTAAAGCTAAGCGTCTACGCAGCGAGGCTCTTTGagtgggaggaagaggagatcCAGTCTGGAATGAGATGCCTTCAGGCTGCTGGGTGTAAGCTGAGGATGATGAAGCCTCTGGACTTCTCCTACACCTGGGACACGTTTGTAGACAACGACGACCAACCTCTCAACTTATGGGATGACTGTAAGGAGAACTATGAGTTCTACCAGGAGAAGCTGGCTGACATTCTCCAGCAATAG